CCAATCCCACGTTTCAGGTATTTCAACCTTAACTTTTGGACTGAACGAATCGCACGTCTGAATATATTATGACATCATTAAGAGTATTTGCGTTAGTTTTATCATGTTATTACTAGCAAAACTCATAACTAAAAACGGCTCTTCATTACTTGGTATGCAAATTGCATTTTGAGAACGAGAGAGTAAGGCTTACAGTCTCGGTAGCATACTATCTAGTGAAGACCCCTAAAAACTAAAACTTAGGAATAAGGTAATCAACAGCGCCCCTCACCATTAAAATAGAATAAGTAAGAAAAAAGATTAAACCCCAAAATATTCATGGATACAAAAACTTTTAAACGCAATCTGCAACAATCAGAAAACTATCATCGTAAAGGATTTGGACATCAAGAAGAAGTCACCGCAGTTTTAAACAGTGAATATGAAAGTAATCTTATCAAAACTATCCGAGCTAATAACTATCAAATCACTAGAGGAAATGTTACCATTCGTTTGGCGGAAGCCTTCGGATTTTGTTGGGGCGTAGAAAGGGCAGTGGCTATGGCTTATGAAACTCGCACTCACTTCCCCACCGAAAAAATTTGGATTACTAATGAAATCATCCATAATCCCTCGGTAAATGAGCGTTTAAAAGAAATGAATGTGGGTTTTATCCCTGTTAATGACGGTGATAAAGATTTTTCGGTGGTTAACGGCGGAGAAGTAGTAATTTTACCCGCTTTCGGTGCTAGTGTGGGAGAAATGCAGTTACTCAATGAGAAAGGTTGTACTATTGTTGATACTACCTGCCCTTGGGTGTCAAAAGTCTGGAATTCCGTAGAAAAACATAAAAAACGCAGTTATACTTCCATTATTCACGGTAAATATAACCATGAGGAAACCATTGCTACCAGTTCTTTTGCGGATACTTATTTAGTGGTGTTAAATTTAGAACAGGCGAACTATGTTGCTAACTATATTCTTCATGGTGGTAATAAAGAAGAATTTTTAGCTAAATTCAAAAATGCTTACTCAGAAGGATTCAATCCTGACACTGACTTGGAAAGAGTGGGAATTGCCAATCAAACCACCATGTTAAAAAGTGAAACGGAAGACATCGGGCGCCTATTTCAACAAACCATGTTAAAAAAATATGGACCTACAGCATTAAATGATCATTTTATGAGTTTTAATACCATTTGCGATGCTACCCAAGAAAGGCAGGATGCCATGCTTGATTTAGTCAAAGAAAAACTAGACTTAATGGTAGTCATCGGTGGTTTTAATTCTTCCAATACTACTCACTTACAAGAAATTGCCACGGAGTATCATATCCCTTCTTACCATATTGACAGCGCCCTCCGCATTGATACGGAAAACAATCAAATTGATCATAAACCACTGTTAAAACCATTGGAAATTAAAGAAAATTGGTTAGGGCAAGGAAAATTAATTATTGGTGTGACTTCGGGCGCTTCTACCCCTGATAAAGTAGTAGAAGAGGTTATCGAGAAAATTTTCACCATCAAATCATAAATATGAATAAATTGTATATGGTGGGGGGCGCTAATGGTTCAGGAAAAACCACGGTAGCAAAGGAAATATTGACAAGTTTTCTCAATGTTTATGAATATGTTAATGCCGATGAAATAGCGAGGGGATTATCTCCATTTTGTCCAGAAAATGTTTCTGTTCAAGCAGGTAAATTAATGATTAAAAGACTTCATTATCTATGTGAACATAATATTGGTTTTGCGTTGGAATCGACTTTATCAGGCTCAAATTATGTTAAGTTTATCAAGAAATGTCGTCTTAATAATTACCAGATACATCTAATTTATTTTTGGCTAGAAAGCCCACAAATAGTAATTCAAAGAGTAAAAAAAAGTATATAAGCAAATCATTGAGGTTGATGTATGAGTAACGAAGAAAATAAAAAATTATCAGAAATTATCAATGACGGAGTGCAAAAAGCCGTATTGAAAGCAGTGGATAGACACCGTAAATTAGGACAATCCATCGTTATCTCAGAAAATGGTCAAATCGTGATTTTATCTCCCCAAGAAATAGAACAAAGATATGGACATTTGCTTGTTGATTTAGAATAATTGGCTAATTGTTCAACTTTAACTTAACTGATGTTAAAAATAGAATTAATTGTTGGTGTCGCGGTGTTAGGTTAAAGAATTGACAAGAAATTTATGTTTATTGATCTTTTTCTTGTACAAAAGTCTATTGAGAGAAGAGTTTTAAACCTGAAACCTGCTACCTGCTACCTGACACCTCCCTTAACTTAACACTAAGTTTTGATTAAACCCTAACCAGTTGAATAATGTATGATTAAAATAAGATGAAAGTATAGTTATCAAAAAATTTAACTTAGAGCAAAAGGAAAAAGATTATGGGAATATTTGAGCGCCTTGGTAGAGTAGTAAAAGCCAACGTTAATGACTTAATTGATAAAGCAGAAGACCCGGAAAAAGTGCTAGAACAAAGTATTCGGGAAATGAGCGATGATTTAATCAAAATGCGTCAGGCAGTCGCCCAAGCCATCGCCTCTCAGAAGCGCACCGAACAACAGTACCAAAAAAATAATATCGAAGCTAATAAGTGGCAACAAAGGGCACAATTGGCACTCAGTAAAGGAGATGAAGCATTAGCGCGCGAGGCGCTGGTAAGGAAAAAAACTTTTGCGGATGTGGCTACCAGCCTTAAGACACAATTAGATTCCCATAGTTCGCAAGTAGATGGTTTACGCCGTAATCTCATTGCTTTAGAAAGTAAAATTTCTGAAGCTAAAACTAAAAAAGATATGCTCAAGGCTCGTTATAGTGCCGCTAAAGCTAATCAACAGCTACAAAGTACCATCAGTAACCTCAATACTAGCTCGGCTTCGGCGGCTTTTGAGCGCATGGAAGATAAGGTTTTACAAATGGAAGCGGTATCTCAATCGGCTGGAGAGTTAGCTGGTATGGGAGAAGATTCACGGTGGGCAGCCTTGGAGGGAGGAGCTGATATTGATGATGAGTTAAACGCTCTCAAAATGAGTATTTCTGGCACTCCTCAGCCTACTGCTTCTTTACCTCCTTCCGATAGTCATGTGGCGGGGGGCGCTAATGCTCCAGAATTAGATTCTGAGTTGGAGGAGTTGCGCCGTCA
Above is a genomic segment from Cyanobacterium sp. T60_A2020_053 containing:
- a CDS encoding 4-hydroxy-3-methylbut-2-enyl diphosphate reductase, coding for MDTKTFKRNLQQSENYHRKGFGHQEEVTAVLNSEYESNLIKTIRANNYQITRGNVTIRLAEAFGFCWGVERAVAMAYETRTHFPTEKIWITNEIIHNPSVNERLKEMNVGFIPVNDGDKDFSVVNGGEVVILPAFGASVGEMQLLNEKGCTIVDTTCPWVSKVWNSVEKHKKRSYTSIIHGKYNHEETIATSSFADTYLVVLNLEQANYVANYILHGGNKEEFLAKFKNAYSEGFNPDTDLERVGIANQTTMLKSETEDIGRLFQQTMLKKYGPTALNDHFMSFNTICDATQERQDAMLDLVKEKLDLMVVIGGFNSSNTTHLQEIATEYHIPSYHIDSALRIDTENNQIDHKPLLKPLEIKENWLGQGKLIIGVTSGASTPDKVVEEVIEKIFTIKS
- a CDS encoding zeta toxin family protein, coding for MNKLYMVGGANGSGKTTVAKEILTSFLNVYEYVNADEIARGLSPFCPENVSVQAGKLMIKRLHYLCEHNIGFALESTLSGSNYVKFIKKCRLNNYQIHLIYFWLESPQIVIQRVKKSI
- a CDS encoding PspA/IM30 family protein, translating into MGIFERLGRVVKANVNDLIDKAEDPEKVLEQSIREMSDDLIKMRQAVAQAIASQKRTEQQYQKNNIEANKWQQRAQLALSKGDEALAREALVRKKTFADVATSLKTQLDSHSSQVDGLRRNLIALESKISEAKTKKDMLKARYSAAKANQQLQSTISNLNTSSASAAFERMEDKVLQMEAVSQSAGELAGMGEDSRWAALEGGADIDDELNALKMSISGTPQPTASLPPSDSHVAGGANAPELDSELEELRRQLNQ